CGCGATATCTTGCATTCTTATCATTCCAGCACTAGCACTTAGTGTCTGGAGGGAGGACCAGGCGGACAGGACAGCACCATCGCAGTCTTGTTGAGGCATATACATATATCTCTTCCCCTTTGCTTTGAAATATGCACATCAATTGAAAAGATCATATGACTCACAGATACATGGAATCATTTATCTTAGTTTACTGCCTACTGGTGTTGATATTTGATTAGATGGAGTATTATTGTATATTAAACCAACAAGGATTTTGCTATTTCCTCTAGTCATTGTATTAGCAATTTAGTATTTATGATAAAATTGGGACCATCATGGAACTTAAATTTGTGAGTAGACAACTGATGCAGCTCCTACCATATGCTTTTGTTACGAAGTAATGATAATAAAATGATCAGTTCTACGTATTAGAAAAGAGCAATAGTAATTGCTTACAGATTGCTCTGCCTTGCTCTGTCCACTGGTCATCATAGTGTAATTCATGAGAATATGTGGGGCTTGTGAGCTCAAGATGGTTTCCATATGTGAAGTACCTACTGATTAGGCAATCTTTTACCATCAGGTGTTCTGCAATTCAGTGGCTAGTTTTGAGCTAGCCACCATGTACGTTGAATTTGCACCTTTGAGGCACTCAGCCATCCAAATTAGGCTGTCATGCGGGCCAAGAAGAATTATGCCTCATATGCTGAGTTGCAATTGTTGTCCGTTCCCACTCTTGATCTAAATAATACCTCTCCCTGGTCTAGTTGCAGCGGCAGAGCCTTGCCATGTTGGTATATATACTGTCACTACTGTACATAGATCAGTACATACAAATTTATAATTTAGTGTGCTTAATATTGATAGACATCTACACAACCGCATTAAAGTTCTAGTTTTCTGCAGCTTATCTAATGGAACACTGGTTTTCTTTATTATCAGAGATAACCCTGAATGGAAGGTGTGAAGATGGGCAAGGACAAGAGCTGACTCTTTGCTGAAGTTTATGGCTGCTGATAAGTTCTAGGTTATAGTTTCCTAGTCATGACTGTAGATTGGTCCACTGGCCACTGCTAGTATCGCGCACTCCATGTGTTAGGAGCTCTGGTAATTCGACATCGTAGTGTTCTAGTGTTTACTTGCTGCTGGGAAGTCTGGAGTGCTTGACCATATAATGAGTTGTATATCACCCTGCGGAGGACAATAATGCTTTTCTAGGCATGTAGAGTTTGCCATGTTTGCACTTATGTTGGATGACTACCACTCTATTCTTGTGCAAGTCATTAGCCCTTGTGGCAGTCATCATAGAATGTTCCGTTTGCAGCGATCTCGGATGTTAGGGCTTTACAGTTTTGTGGGAGTACCTTGTTTGTGTCTTGAGGGTGCGGCATGGCATGGGTCGAGCTCAAATGTTAGGTAGCTTAAACTTAAAAAGGTAGGCGATGGTGGTATTAAATATATCACTACAAATGTTTAAATCGATGGGTTATCTGTGAGAAATGTTTTGATCTTGCCTGTGATTCATGTGGAGTAaaatttccacatattgttcttcagattgttgaaagagaaaaaaaattggagGAACTATGCATAAAGAAAGACACTCAAATCTGATCTATTAACTTGTTCGACGTTTCTGGTGTGTTTTTTCTGGAAATTCTGGCATTGTTATATTCCAAGTTTCTTTTGTGGACGGCATCATATATGCATGATAGACTATGACCCATATTGTCAATTTTTCAGTTCATTGCATTGAACTGCAGCAGCATCTTGAATCTACTTGAAATTGCTGCGTTATCCCCAAAAGGAGGGTAGGGATGTAGGATCGAGCAGATCTGTCAGATGCTTcctcaaagaaaacaaaaaagaagtcAGTTGCTTTTGACAATTATTGTTTTCCTTtccggctggttcttccttaaaaATATACTCCCATCCGtcttaaaatataaaaacgttTTCTATACTATGCTAGTGTAAAAAACGttattatattttgggacagagggagtacctaatTGTGCAGCCATCATAGTTCGACCCTAGGCTCAAAATTCAGCTTTGCTAAAACCTTTTTCTCGCAAACAGGTGATCTTCTCTTCTATTGGAACTTTTTTTTGAAACAAATGCAAAAGATTTGCCTCTTCAATTAAATAAGGGAGAGTAGAGTTTAGAGTATTTTACAATGCACTCACAAATGCGGCATTGCAATTACTTGTACACTATGATGTTCCCTAGTTTCTTTCTAAAATGTTGGTAAGAAGGATCGTTGGCGGCGCGCTTTTATGGCGGAAAATGCGGGTGTTTCTCTCGTTCTAAATGGCCCAAGAAACGAGCATGGTGAGGGAGGCCATTGCGTTTCGGTTAGGAATACTATCGTTGGTCCTTTTTGGCCACCACACGTTGACGGTTTCATCCAAGTGCCACTCGGAGGTGTCCATGTGTGCAAGTCCAAGTTTCTTTATGATCAATCTCCAAAACCTAAGCGTGTAGCGACACTTGAAGAAGAGATGTGTCCCTGTTTCTTGTTCCCTCTTGCAAAGCGGGCAAAGGCTACAGTTTGGCCAACCACGTTTCTCCAGACGATCGGATGTCCAAATCCTATCTTGCAAGGCCAACCAAACAAAGAATTTAACCTTCGTAGGTGCCCAAGCTTTCCAAACCATGCGGTCCATGGGGAGAGGGTCAAGCCTAGAAACTGAGCCTTGTAGGCGGAGCTTGCCGTGTATATCCCCTCGTTCGTATGCTTTCAAATGATATCATCTTCCGCTTGCATATCAAGGCGGAAGTCATGCACGAGCATCCAAAGATTGAAGAATTCCGAGATGTGGTTGACAGAGATAGTGGTGTCTTGCTTTATTTTGAGGATCCAAGCATTTCTCTTGAGAGCCTCACGCACCCTCCAATTCTTTCTTTTCAGAGGCCTAAAAAATTAGCGGTGCAATGTCCTTGGGCTTGCGaccaagaagccaaggggagtcCCAAAAAGGCGTTTTGGCACCATCCCCAACCTTGATAGTCGTCGATGCATAGAAGAACTCGCGGTCCTCTTCAATGCAGGGGTTGCCAAGACCAACCCAAATTTTTCGGGGCTCCTTTCCATTCAAACCACAACCATCGCAACCACAAGGCCCTTGCGAACTTTTCGGTATTGAGCACCCCAAGGCCACCCTACTCCTTTGGTCTACAAACCGCATTCCAGTTAACCTTACATTTGGCTCGTGTGGTCTTTTTTGCACCCGACCAAAGGAAAACCCTCTCAAGCTTGTTGAGGCTATCCAGAGTGCTAGGGGGCATGATGAGAGGTGTGATCGAGAACACCGCTTGGAAGGAAATCACCGACTTGACAAGGGCGTTCGCAAAAGCTAAAACAAGGGAACTTTCAAAAGCTAATATAAGGGGACGTCTTACAATCAAGTGACTGGTTTTTTTCCCGGTAATGGTAGCCGGCGAAcgcccactatatataggagcgATGGCAAGCGAATCATCTTTGCTGGCAGTTGTAAAACGAGATCAAACGACGATAATTTTTTGCCTTCTGAGAGAGTAACTACAATGCCGCCTCAAGAAACTgccacctctcccctctccctctcaacTAGAACTGGGAGGCAAACATTCGCAAATGCCACCCTCCTTGGTGAACGTTTGCCAGTTATGGGCGTCCTTCTAAAAAAAACTTTCATTCGAATCATCCGAAGTccaacggcctcctcctcctcccccccccctagtTGTGATGCTGCGGCGAGCTGCACTGTCTCCGCCTCTGCGATGAGGTTATGGTGAGCCCTCGCCCACGATGCCTCTACCAGCCGCAGCATCACCGACTTGAGCTCGGCGGGTATATAAATCctaaagacaatgagagcaaaaatAAACAAAACCACCCGCATCACCGAACCCTCTTCAACGCCTACGTCGGCGAAGCCACGGCTGGCCACGTCGCTCCGCCTTGTTGTTCCGCTTCATCTCGAGGATTCAACTGAAGCTAAAAAAAATCTCCGATCAAACGCACTAATACAAGTACTCCTCCAAAGTTCAAGATAAAAAAACTtaaattctactccctccatcctagtataatataagagcgtttttaataCTAAGTGTGTGAGCGTttttaatataagagcgtttttaacacTAAGTGTGTGAGCGTGGTCAAAAACACTCATACActtagtgtcaaaaacactcttatattatgtgacactagtgtcaaaaagacgGAAGTAACATTACACTCACCATTTCAGCATGCTCGGTTAGAACCAACCGTAAGCATGCTCGGTTAGAACCGGAGTCCACTAGTAGAAACTGAACCCAGAAGCGGCACAGCTCACCGGAAACCCCCCTCCCGACTCCCGTGCTCGTCGCTAATCCCCACTCCCCACAAACTCCCCGCCCCCTCGCTGCGCAGCCCACACTCCGCCCCCTTCGAGTGCGAGAAGCTTCGAGGAGCTAGGGTTTCCCGCACCGATCGATGGCCGTCGCCGACGCGGTGCttccctcgccgccgacgccgccgcccccgccggcgcgGATCGTCGTCGTGATGCTGCTGCTCGTGCGCTTCGGCCGCATCCTCCGCGTCGCGGCGGGGGCCCTCACCTACGTGTGCTCGTCGGTTGCGTGCATCTCCTCCGGGGCCGCGGctgcgctgctcgtcgcgcaccgCGCCTGGGGCACGCGCTCCGGCCCCTTCCTGTTCCTCCAGGCGCTCATGTACGGGGGCCTCAAGGTCTGCGTCGTCAGCGTCCTTGCGTCGTTCGCGCTTGCCGTCCTGATGGTGTGCGTCCAGCGCGTGGCATACGAGATTGCAGTTCGAACTGGATCCACTTCGGAATACAATAAGGTATCGTGCGAATTGACAGCTCCCTGTGATCTTTATTCCGGTCCAATTGCAGCAGTATATAGGCAAGTGTTATGATTATGATCTTCGGAGTAATTCAGTTGCCATATACTTATATTGTTGTCAAATTAATTTCGTGCTTCAGGTTGTCCTGAACTCCTGATGAGCAGTAGTAGTTTTTTTCCATGTGTGTTCATCACTTCATTTGCATCCTACCATTTCCGAACCATTCCATATATACTACGTATGGTTTTGTTGAAATTGCTCTCCTCCTCAGAGCCGCTTCGTATCAATCAAGCGGGAGCCGCTTTCACACTTGTTTAGGCTTCCGCGCACCGCGGTGCTTGGATTGGCCGTGGATGTGGCTTTCTTCCTGCCAACGGTCGCTGGTCTTCTGGTAGCGACGATGTCGCCGCACGTGGAGGGTTCGAAATCTCATGGTCAAATGGCCGGTTCCGTGATCATGGAAGTGGGGTTATTTGGTATGCTTGTGACAGCTTGCTTTGTTACCATCCCAGCGCTCATTCTTCATGCCTGGAGGAGGGACCAGGCGGAATGGAAAGCACGATCACAGTGCTGTTGAGGTATACCTCCCCCTTTGCTTTGCTCCCCTGTTTCTGTGAGCCATATGATCATTTCTATTATTATCTGCATATTTTGTTGTAGCCTCCTAATAGCATGAAAACAGTCCTCCAGTGTTTTTAATTACTGCCTACTGGTGTTGATATTTGTTAAGATGGAGAATCATTGTATATAAAACCAATAATGAGGTTTTTGCTATTTCCTCTGCTTATTGCATACTAAATTGGGATTGGCATTGATCTTAAACTGTGCAAGTAGCCAACGAATGCAGTTCTACCGTATGCGTTTGTTATGAAGTGATGATAATAAAAATGATCAGTTGCACGTATTAGAAAAAAGCAAATTAATTGCCTATGGTCCATCGTTCACTGTGATAGTTGTATCTTTGCAGCGAGTGAGATATAACAATGTTTGCATGCTTCCAAACTGTTTGCAAGCACCTTTCTTGAGTTTTCTTGTCATTGCTAATTTCTCCATTGAAACCAATGGAAAGACCCAAAGTTTTGAGGTTTTGGCTATGCATACGAGTCTACACTTCTTAGCTGCATTTGGCATTTATGACTTTGTACCATGTTCCCTCACTCTAGTTAAAAGAAGTGAACTGTTTTTTTTTTCAGGAGTACGCAAAttgcgtaccatagctttatagaaggcagAGGTAAATGTAGAAGAAATATCCAAGCCACTCACACCACAAGCCGGTGCAAGAGCAACGAGAAAACTCAACTCCTAAAACCATTCACTACTCCTCACTGAGATGTTGAACTCTTCTAGCTCCAGCGAGAGCCCACAACTTGAGCTCTTCAAAGATTTTTGAAACCCATTCGGATACCGTGTCATGCCTACCAAACACTCGTCCATTCCGTTGCTTCCAAATACTCCAACACACAATAGTGATCATCGAATCAAACCCTTTCCTGTACCTTTTAGGAATGTGTTTGCGATTAGAGCTCCACCAAGATTCAAGACGATCCGTCACCGTCGGCAGCAGCGCCAAATCAATCCTCGCCCTCCTGAAGTAAAGATACCATACCTGGCGGGAGTAGACACGTTGCAGCAAAATATGGTCCACGGTATCTTCTTATTGATCGCATAGAAAGCACGATTAGCTCCGATCCTGCAAACCGTGCCTCAATCTCCAATCCGAGGTCCACAGTCGATATTGCAGCGCAAGCCACATAAATATCTTACATGGCAGGGGAGCCCAACACTGCTAAACTATCGATGCACATTGGAACCTGATGGCACCCTCCCACAGCATGTGATATGTAGAAGCCGAGGTGTACTGCCCCTGAACGTTCCACTTCCATATCGCAACATCTTCCTGATCAGGGGAGATTTGCATGGGCAGCAGAATCTCCCAGAGCCAGATGAATTGCACTACCCCATCGGTAGAGAGCTCTCCAATGTCAGATGCCCAGCTGTGAAGATACAGACCCTCTTTAACCGATCTGCGACTAATCACCTGGGTCCGGACGTGCACCACAACAATTGGCGTAATTTCCGCCAGCCTAGCACCATTAATCCAACGGTCTCTCCAGAATAAAATTCGATCCCCGGTTCCCACCTGCCATCGCACCAAACTGTCGAACGCCTCCTGGACCTGAGGATGAGGTGACATGTTCAATCCCTTCCAGGTTCTAGTATCGTCCCTGCGCTTCAACCATTCCCAACGTAGGTGCAATACCTTGCCTCCTGAGATCAATCACTCCCAATCCTCCGAGGCATTTTGGCCTACAAACACGTTGCCACGTCACCTGGCAATTCCCGCCATGGATTTCTTCTGTCCCAGCCCAAAAGAAGGCCCTGCAGCCCTTGTCAACACGATCAGGCGCCCACTTCGGAGCGTCTGCCACAATCAGGTGATGCGTAGGACGGGTTCTGATAACATTTTTCACAAGGATCAGCCGTTCTGGCCTGGTGATCAAACCTCTCTGCCATCCTGGAAGTAATCACAGCACCGAATCAACTACTGGTTGCCACTCCGACCTCGTGAGCTGTAGCCCAAATATTTGCATGCAAAAACTTCCATCTTCCACTGCatcgccgcagccaccgcctccctctTCCACATGGATCATAATGACCGATGACTTGTTGAAGTTCACTTGAAGAGCCAAAGCAGCTCCATAAATGCGTAGAGATTCGTGGACACACAGCAAATCGATCGCCCTCGGCCAGAAGAATAGTACTACATCATCCGCATAAATAGAGTCTCTGGAGAGGTGAGCATCCTGCAATGCACCGAGCACTCCACATTCGTGCTCTCGGGCGACCATGGAGGTCAAGGTGTCCATGGCGATCACAAAAAGGAGGGGTGAGAGCAGATCTCCCTGACGAAGCCCACGTGCGTGGATGAATTTCGCCCCACCCGAGCCATTTACCACCACTCGAGAGCTAGCCGTTGTGAGCAGGGTAGCAACCCAAGCTCTCCAGATCTTTGAGAATCCTTTAGCTCGCAGCACCTCGAACTGGAAGGGCCATGACAGAGAGTCAAAAGCACGAGATATGTCTAACTTAAGCAGCACACCCTTGGCCTTCCACTTGTGCAACTTCCTCGCTAACTGCCGGACAAGCATGAAATTATCATCTATATTTCTCCCTTTTATGAACGCTGATTGGTTCACCATTACCAGATCTTCCATACGTCAGCTGAGTCTCGTCGCGAGCAATTTAACGAATATCTTCGGTATACTGTGAACCCAGCTAAGCGGATGAAAGTAACGATCGTGCATGCATCCGGCTTTTTCGAATCAGCGTGATCAGGGCTTAATTTAATCAGCCAAAACTGCGGCCGTTATCGAGAAACAGCTTATGAATTGCTGCCATGACATCTCCTTTAATGATCACCCACACCTTCTGGTAGAACAAGCCAAAGAAACCATCGGGGCCAGGTGCGCAATCTGCCGGCATCTCCTTGATTACCGCCCAGACTTCCTCTTCAGAGAAAATCAGGTCTTGATCACTAAGATCCACCTGGGCAATGTCAAGGAAATCCAAATCAAGAGCATGCTCTCTTGCCTGTGCTGTTCCCAGGAGATTCTTGTAAGCAGCATGAGATAATTCCTCTTTTCTGCGTTGATCCGTAATGGTGTTAGGGTAATTGCCGgtatcattttttttgttttactCCCATTGGCAATAAGATTGAAAAACTTCGTATTAGCATCTCCGTCACTCAGCCATCTAATACGCGAGCTCTGTCTCGTGATCAT
This region of Triticum aestivum cultivar Chinese Spring chromosome 2D, IWGSC CS RefSeq v2.1, whole genome shotgun sequence genomic DNA includes:
- the LOC123051662 gene encoding uncharacterized protein isoform X2, producing the protein MAVADAVLPSPPTPPPPPARIVVVMLLLVRFGRILRVAAGALTYVCSSVACISSGAAAALLVAHRAWGTRSGPFLFLQALMYGGLKVCVVSVLASFALAVLMVCVQRVAYEIAVRTGSTSEYNKRSFFMPGGGTRRNGKHDHSAVEMKLRREGVRRIWQGATVPIPLMVVSDPNRYKFSEEKQPLQTCFFLLLVDPNHH
- the LOC123051662 gene encoding uncharacterized protein isoform X1, producing MAVADAVLPSPPTPPPPPARIVVVMLLLVRFGRILRVAAGALTYVCSSVACISSGAAAALLVAHRAWGTRSGPFLFLQALMYGGLKVCVVSVLASFALAVLMVCVQRVAYEIAVRTGSTSEYNKSRFVSIKREPLSHLFRLPRTAVLGLAVDVAFFLPTVAGLLVATMSPHVEGSKSHGQMAGSVIMEVGLFGMLVTACFVTIPALILHAWRRDQAEWKARSQCC